In Portunus trituberculatus isolate SZX2019 chromosome 45, ASM1759143v1, whole genome shotgun sequence, the DNA window CAAGGTCCACTCCCCTGGCAGCAGCCTTTCATTACTAACTAATCCAAACTTCTGATCAGTCTAAGATGCTCAAAACATGACCTATGCaatattgatattttcttcttgGTGTTTTCAGTGCTATCATTTCTGATTGGCTATGGATGGTATGTAGTGGGCTTCATGTTGGTCGGCTTTATTGCCTGGAATCACTTGGAACCTAAAATAAAGAGATggctgaaaaagagagaagatgatCAAGAAGCTGCAGAATACCACAAGAGtaagttatttcttttgttataaTTGATTTATTACTCTCCCTATCTCTTCACAATGACCAAATTATTTGTTTAGCTATTGTTAGGCTGAGAGTCCTAAACTTACTCAGTAAGGTCTTGTACCTGGTAAAGGAATGCATTAGaaacttttgtttgttttctgtccTCATTGACTGTGTATTGCAGTAAGTAAGCAATTTGGAATCCTGTTTGTTGAGCAGTATCCTAAATGTGCATTGTCCCCCAGACCCTGACATCCTGCTATCCAGACACCAGGCCCTTGATGCAGCTCGGCAGAAAATGCAGGAACAGTACAATAAGGTTGCCAGTGACAGcttagagaagaggaaagtggtatgttctctctctctctctctctctctctctctctctctctctctctctctctctcgtactgatTTTCTTAACTGTTGTTTGATAACTAAATGACACCAAGGGTTTGAAGTgaatttgtttacatttatgcTTGGATCATAACTCATGTTAAGTTACTTAACTTGCATGATTATACATTCAGATTGTGTAGGCATGATGGTGTATTTGTCACTTCCCTAATCTTATGTTTGTATGTCTAGCTGATCaagctttcatatatttttgcagagggaggaaaagatgagggaagATAAAATTGCTGAGTGGGAACGCATGCAGTCAGGTAAAGGGAACAGACTGAAGGACAAAAGCAGTGCCTCAGTCAGTGATACCAAGAAGACCAACAGCAGCAGTGCCAAAGACAAGCCAGCAGCAAAACCAAGGATGAGGCCAGGTTAGTAATTAATTGTTTaaattttcatttgtattctttttaatGAGGAGGCCGTGAGAAACAACCCCAAAGATGTAATTGGGACATTGCAAGTTTGTGATCAGTCCATGTGACACACTGATCTGTGTAAGCATGAAGCATACATCTCAAGAGTATGCTGATGACAATGGATGTAATCATGGGCATCTACAGCTGTGAACAAAAAATGCTATCATGAGATTGTCATGTTCCAACATTGAACCAAGTATTCATTATACTTGATTTGACAGTGGTACAACTCCTTGGTAGCTAAAGTCCCGTGGTCCTGGAACAGGTGAAGGAGTGTGGTTGTGCTCAGGTTTGCAAACAAATGAAAGTCTGCTTTATTTATAAGATGTGATAGAAAATTAAATTGGAATAAGATGTTTCTCATTTAATAAGCAAGGTTTTCACATTGTTGAATAGTACTATATTATTATCTTGAGGTGAGTGTAATTGATATAGTTTTGATAATGTTCTGGAAATGTTGACATTGTAGTTATGGTGGTAGATGGGTTAGATGGTTTCATTGTTGTGTAAAGGGATAGTGGATTTAATTTTCATTACACTTTTGTGGTAGAGTTTAAGCTTTCAGGGTACAGGCAGTAAAGCACTGACTGTCCCCAACAGAGTACAATCCTCTAACTGGAGACGCTGGGGCGAGTAGCTGCCGGTGGAGGCCTACCAGTCGGGGTGCATCTGGTGGCGGATGAGGTTAAAGCTTGTACACATCTTTCCTTGGCCTGTTGAGTGGACCCAGCTCTTGTGtggcaatgattttttttagctttttttttcttattatttgtaGTTCTTAGGTTACATTCCTTTTGCTTACTGATGCAGGATATTAGTGTATTATGCACACATTTTGATATCTAATGGATGTTTTTAGTTGCACCTggtatgtgtttgtatttacaaAGTATCAAGGCTGGAATCCACATTCATGGTCAGATGAGAAAGTGTGTACATCTTTGTTGGGTTGGAGTACTGAATTGTTGATCTGTATACCTTTAAATGTATTATTGCTCATCAATATGTACTCCATAATCTTGGAATCATGCTCTGTTTGGTCAGGATTTATGAAGCTTTGAACCTAAGTAGCAACAAGCTAGGGTTCATTGTGGAAGGTTATTCTGACCACCAGGAGTTGTACATTACCTTCCACTTCTCTTGTTGGTGCTGTTCTTATTGTGCATGCAAATCTTAACATGTATGCCACTTTCCACTTAGCTTCTGTCATTCTCTTGTATTAACTCTAAAGTGGTTCATAGCATCTCTGTGTGGAGGATAATGTGAACTCTTAGGAGAGCCTCTGAGAAGTAGAGATAATACATGTATTGTACTCACCTACACCCAATAAAATATTTGTCAAAGTAAATATGAACATTTTTACTTTGTAATTGTATCATACAACTTTAATTTAGCATTAAGTATTTGATTAAAGATTAAAGATTTACATTGTTCTGGATCATAAGATATGTGATAAGAGAAAGGTGTGCATTGAATGaattagtcagagagagagagagagagagactagctaTGAATTATTATGATTAAGAGATGTGAGTGAGTAGAATCTTTAGAGGATGTGCATGTATACAAGTAGACCAAATTGATTATGTAGTTCTAGACAGCATGCCTGTGGTTaaattgagggagaggatgagaactGGTGTTTATTTTGAGACGGGGAGTTTATGCTGTTGTGGTGCTAAGATTCCTGAGGTACTGGAGAAAGGGAAATTAAAGCTAAGTTGCCATCTTTCTATCAGATGATGGTCTCTAGCACTGATAGTCAAGTTTAAATTCTTTACCAGATATGCGAGTTAAACTACAGTGGAAAAATCACATTTATTTAAGTAATACAAGTATCAACTGAAGAAAATTAGGAGAGTTTGTACCAAAATTGCTCCC includes these proteins:
- the LOC123519508 gene encoding selenoprotein S A-like; this encodes MGEPEQVIAEPDEQELEGLHPPTLEQKNPTLVTSLVTKVLSFLIGYGWYVVGFMLVGFIAWNHLEPKIKRWLKKREDDQEAAEYHKNPDILLSRHQALDAARQKMQEQYNKVASDSLEKRKVREEKMREDKIAEWERMQSGKGNRLKDKSSASVSDTKKTNSSSAKDKPAAKPRMRPEYNPLTGDAGASSCRWRPTSRGASGGG